One part of the Gossypium raimondii isolate GPD5lz chromosome 1, ASM2569854v1, whole genome shotgun sequence genome encodes these proteins:
- the LOC105778177 gene encoding peptide-N4-(N-acetyl-beta-glucosaminyl)asparagine amidase A-like — protein sequence MASTFSPLLFFLPLLFLDPLFCKANLHHSKTFLRSSLISQPLTNATILPTLFFEVTKPINVPTTTPCTLSVLQHDFGFTYGKPPVLANYSFPSDCPYQEFSKIVLEWNATCKGRQFDRIFGVWLSGVELLRSCTAEPRATGIIWSVKKDITRYSSLLLSNKTQTFAIYMGNLVDKTYTGVYHVNVTLYFYPAVEKMNLYEEKARNLGSGFASKADLIIPFSRDLPLNDGLWYEIENSTDVIVKEFEIPQNVYRAVLEVYVSFHENDEFWYGNLPNEYIAANNITGFAGNGPFREVVVSLDDEVVGAIWPFTVVYTGGINPLLWRPISGIGSFDLPTYDIEISPFLGSLLDGKKHKLSFGVTNALNVWYIDANLHLWLDSNSAKTEGKLLQHKVAPLAVSSVLDFKGLNGTFVTNTSRFVSSTGWVKSTYGTVTTESIQDLRYSNSMLMGRDGNLQIVNQTIHFEDSVYAKLPASNVESKKSLKRFHLYLYTDDVDQGNGTLSMVVNVTLGFNEKKFKDADARSPSSSLRNLQKGKGVIVIKDNLVVSGVGSTQQSYNYDSSKFCYSRNISSSNYTILHDEVRNTCNKRAKSHFGYGLSRRWSFPARRAFLTSHVVDPNGN from the coding sequence ATGGCTTCCACTTTCTCCCCTTTGCTCTTCTTTCTTCCCCTTCTATTTCTTGACCCTCTCTTCTGCAAAGCCAATCTTCACCATTCCAAAACCTTCCTCAGATCATCCCTTATTTCCCAACCATTAACCAATGCCACCATTCTACCAACTCTCTTTTTTGAAGTCACCAAACCCATCAATGTCCCAACTACCACGCCCTGTACCCTCTCTGTCCTTCAACATGACTTTGGTTTCACTTATGGCAAACCTCCTGTTTTGGCAAACTACAGCTTCCCATCCGATTGCCCATATCAGGAATTTTCCAAGATTGTCCTGGAATGGAATGCTACCTGCAAAGGAAGGCAATTTGACAGGATTTTTGGAGTTTGGTTATCTGGAGTGGAGCTTTTGAGAAGCTGCACAGCTGAACCTAGAGCTACTGGGATCATTTGGAGTGTGAAAAAGGATATTACAAGGTATTCCTCATTGCTTTTATCCAACAAGACTCAAACTTTTGCTATTTATATGGGAAATCTTGTTGACAAAACTTATACCGGTGTTTACCATGTCAATGTCACTCTTTATTTTTACCCTGCTGTGGAAAAAATGAACCTTTATGAGGAAAAGGCAAGAAATTTAGGGTCTGGGTTTGCTTCTAAAGCTGATTTGATCATACCCTTTTCGCGTGATTTGCCATTGAATGATGGGTTGTGGTATGAGATCGAGAATTCTACTGATGTTATAGTGAAGGAATTTGAAATTCCTCAAAATGTTTATAGGGCTGTGTTGGAGGTGTATGTGTCATTTCATGAGAATGATGAGTTTTGGTATGGGAATCTTCCAAACGAGTATATTGCTGCCAATAATATTACAGGTTTTGCTGGAAATGGACCTTTTAGAGAGGTTGTGGTTAGTTTGGATGATGAAGTAGTTGGTGCCATTTGGCCTTTTACTGTGGTTTACACAGGAGGAATTAATCCGCTCTTATGGCGTCCCATTAGTGGTATTGGTTCATTTGATCTCCCTACTTATGATATCGAAATTAGTCCCTTTTTGGGGAGTTTATTGGATGGGAAAAAACATAAACTAAGTTTTGGTGTTACAAATGCCTTGAATGTGTGGTACATTGATGCCAATTTGCATCTATGGTTAGATAGCAATAGTGCAAAGACTGAAGGGAAGCTTTTGCAACATAAAGTGGCTCCTCTTGCTGTTTCTTCTGTTTTAGATTTTAAGGGATTGAATGGAACCTTTGTTACTAATACATCCAGGTTCGTATCCTCTACTGGATGGGTCAAGTCCACTTATGGGACGGTCACAACTGAATCCATTCAAGATTTAAGGTATAGCAACTCCATGTTGATGGGCAGGGATGGGAATCTGCAGATTGTGAATCAGACGATCCATTTTGAAGACAGTGTTTATGCAAAGTTACCAGCTTCTAATGTCGAATCAAAGAAATCACTCAAGAGGTTTCATTTATACTTATACACTGATGATGTTGATCAAGGAAATGGAACTCTATCGATGGTAGTTAATGTCACATTAGGATTCAATGAGAAGAAGTTTAAAGATGCCGATGCCAGGTCGCCTAGCAGTTCACTCAGAAATTTGCAGAAAGGAAAGGGTGTTATAGTTATAAAAGACAACCTGGTTGTGAGTGGAGTGGGAAGTACCCAACAATCATACAATTACGATAGTAGTAAATTTTGCTACTCTAGAAACATAAGCAGCTCAAACTACACCATTCTTCACGATGAAGTGCGAAACACATGTAATAAAAGAGCAAAATCTCATTTTGGATACGGTCTTAGCAGAAGGTGGTCATTTCCAGCTAGAAGAGCTTTTCTAACGTCTCATGTAGTTGATCCGAATGGAAACTAG